In Rubrivirga marina, the following are encoded in one genomic region:
- a CDS encoding metallophosphoesterase family protein, translating into MEPPAPSADLTLAHLSDVHFGRISDERVVDALVAEVNDADLDLVVVSGDLTQRARTKEFKAARAMLDSFEAPVIVVPGNHDVRAWWHNPFDRLWRSSKRYRKYIAEDVTPQFAVEGLAAFGLNSAHGWTIKGGRIRPEHVDEMEAFFDRQPADVFRVLTVHHHLLLLDGLGNHDISHGARLALEAARRARVDLVLCGHLHTSHVAPVELAPAGDADAGHRLVIASAGTATSNRGRGTDRGVNFYNWVEIGPGEFSVCERQFDPDSGLFDTARTTTFARSDAPA; encoded by the coding sequence ATGGAACCGCCCGCTCCCTCGGCAGACCTGACCCTCGCCCATCTCAGCGACGTCCACTTCGGGCGGATCTCGGACGAGAGGGTCGTCGACGCGCTCGTCGCCGAGGTCAACGACGCCGACCTCGACTTGGTCGTCGTCTCGGGCGATCTGACGCAGCGGGCGCGGACCAAGGAGTTCAAGGCCGCGCGGGCCATGCTCGATTCGTTCGAGGCGCCCGTGATCGTCGTCCCGGGCAACCACGACGTGCGCGCGTGGTGGCACAACCCGTTCGACCGGCTCTGGCGCTCGTCCAAGCGCTACCGGAAGTACATCGCGGAGGACGTGACGCCCCAGTTCGCGGTGGAGGGCCTGGCCGCGTTCGGGCTCAACTCGGCCCACGGCTGGACGATCAAGGGCGGGCGGATCCGTCCGGAGCATGTCGACGAGATGGAGGCGTTCTTCGATCGCCAACCCGCCGACGTCTTCCGCGTGCTGACGGTCCATCACCACCTCCTCCTGCTCGACGGGCTCGGCAACCACGACATCTCGCACGGCGCCCGGCTCGCGCTCGAGGCCGCCCGCCGCGCCCGCGTCGACCTCGTGCTGTGCGGCCACCTCCACACCAGCCACGTCGCGCCGGTCGAGCTGGCGCCGGCCGGCGACGCCGACGCGGGCCACCGCCTCGTGATCGCGAGCGCCGGCACGGCGACTTCGAACCGGGGGCGTGGCACGGACCGCGGCGTCAACTTCTACAACTGGGTCGAGATCGGGCCCGGCGAGTTCTCGGTCTGCGAGCGCCAGTTCGATCCCGACTCCGGGCTCTTCGACACGGCGCGGACGACCACGTTCGCGCGCTCCGACGCGCCGGCCTGA
- a CDS encoding DUF3667 domain-containing protein: MSDIDPTLYSALADEEEPHPGDPAPPSGRGTCANCGEPIAGAYCAACGQRDQPLRQPVHRFLARSASEFFGVDGRVWVTLRDLLFRPGALTVAYVEGRRRRYLRPLRVYLTSTLLFFVLLTLLDPAERLRETISTGGADPDSTVVVADHLAEVEANIAAAPIEAAEERAEVDSLQAIVDRLQVPAADSAAVQADSAGIASDADDDLLDDLEDVQDTLDDTRGDAADRLRRWRLEAALLSALPPDSTVRLADIHEARARIYPETNANINLPEGLARSGAIRRINAARSRGEIAEAGAAFAREAIGRVPTALFLILPVFALLLKVLYVRRDWYYAEHLVFGLHTHAFAFLVFTVIACLLAITTAEWARTLSLVLFWGGIPLYFLLAQKRVYGQGWTKTVAKALVLGWAYSIVLFWGLVGVIVLAAALSS; the protein is encoded by the coding sequence GTGTCCGACATCGACCCGACCCTCTATTCCGCGCTCGCCGACGAGGAGGAGCCGCACCCCGGCGACCCCGCGCCGCCCTCCGGTCGGGGGACGTGTGCGAACTGCGGAGAACCGATCGCTGGGGCCTACTGCGCCGCGTGCGGACAGCGCGACCAGCCGCTCCGCCAGCCCGTCCACCGGTTCCTCGCCCGGTCGGCGTCGGAGTTCTTCGGAGTCGATGGGCGCGTGTGGGTCACGCTCCGCGACCTGCTGTTCCGGCCCGGCGCGCTGACGGTCGCCTACGTCGAGGGGCGGCGGCGGCGGTACCTCCGGCCGCTCCGGGTGTACCTGACGTCGACGCTCCTCTTCTTCGTCCTCCTCACACTGCTAGACCCGGCCGAGCGACTCCGCGAGACGATCTCGACGGGGGGCGCCGACCCCGATTCGACCGTGGTCGTCGCCGACCATCTCGCGGAGGTCGAGGCCAACATCGCCGCCGCACCGATTGAGGCGGCCGAGGAGCGGGCCGAAGTCGACTCGTTGCAGGCCATCGTCGACCGGCTCCAGGTGCCCGCCGCTGACTCGGCGGCTGTCCAAGCCGACTCGGCCGGAATCGCCTCCGACGCGGACGACGACCTCCTCGACGATCTGGAAGACGTTCAGGACACCCTCGACGACACGCGGGGCGACGCCGCCGACCGGCTTCGAAGGTGGCGCCTGGAGGCAGCCCTTCTCAGCGCGCTGCCACCAGACAGCACCGTCCGCTTGGCCGACATCCACGAGGCGCGGGCGCGGATCTACCCCGAGACGAACGCGAACATCAACCTTCCCGAGGGCCTGGCTCGGTCCGGGGCGATCCGTCGGATCAACGCGGCCCGGAGCCGGGGGGAGATCGCCGAGGCGGGCGCGGCGTTCGCGCGCGAGGCCATCGGGCGGGTGCCCACGGCGCTGTTCCTCATCCTGCCCGTCTTCGCTCTCCTCCTCAAGGTTCTCTACGTCCGCCGAGACTGGTATTACGCCGAGCACCTCGTCTTCGGACTCCACACCCACGCCTTCGCGTTCCTCGTGTTCACCGTCATTGCCTGCCTGCTGGCGATCACGACGGCCGAGTGGGCTCGCACGCTGTCCCTCGTCCTGTTCTGGGGTGGGATCCCGCTCTACTTCCTTCTCGCGCAGAAGCGAGTCTACGGGCAGGGCTGGACCAAGACGGTCGCGAAAGCGCTCGTGCTCGGGTGGGCCTATTCGATCGTCCTGTTCTGGGGACTGGTCGGCGTCATCGTGCTCGCCGCGGCACTCAGCAGCTAG
- a CDS encoding PIN domain-containing protein, translating into MSSHDAPRAVLDTNVLVAAGFRPRSASGRLAAAVRDGRLLALWTEATRAEAVSVLGRIPPLRPADLGALFPEAGQVQLLLDSDRFDRVPGPADRTFAALASAAGAPLVTADAPLAEGARAHGVDVRAPSEAARSLL; encoded by the coding sequence GTGTCCTCACACGACGCCCCGCGCGCGGTCCTCGACACGAATGTGCTGGTGGCCGCCGGCTTCCGCCCGCGCTCCGCGTCGGGCCGGCTGGCGGCCGCCGTGCGCGACGGGCGTCTCCTCGCCCTCTGGACCGAGGCGACGCGCGCCGAAGCCGTCTCCGTCCTCGGCCGGATCCCTCCGCTGCGGCCCGCCGACCTCGGCGCCCTCTTCCCCGAGGCGGGGCAGGTCCAGCTCCTGCTCGACTCAGACCGCTTCGACCGCGTGCCGGGCCCCGCCGATCGCACGTTCGCGGCGCTGGCGAGCGCCGCCGGTGCCCCGCTCGTCACGGCCGACGCACCGTTGGCCGAGGGCGCCCGCGCCCACGGCGTCGACGTCCGGGCACCCAGCGAGGCCGCCCGGTCGCTCCTCTAG
- a CDS encoding pyruvate dehydrogenase complex dihydrolipoamide acetyltransferase, with the protein MAIAVEMPKMSDTMEEGVLVAWLAEEGASVSAGDVIAQVETDKATMDLEVYDDGVLLKRVVGEGDSVPIGALIAVLGKEGESPDDVLSKYAGDGASGSADDAEVQPAPPATQENEPAPATTEGKAGTADAIDTPAPSVQPVGGDGATQEVTPSASGAEAGRVKASPLARRMAEEAGLDLGQIPGSGPDGRVVKRDVEGAMGKGAPAQAPAPAAAPAKAPAPAPKPATSPVEAGGQDVRITQMRKTIAKRLAQSKFTAPHFYLTVDVDMRTAIGFREEINGLTEKQGLAKVSYNDLVTKACAAALRRHPMVNASYLEDEGVIRQHDAAHVAVAVAMPEGLITPVVRDADRKGLAQIAAETRELAGRARDGKLDPSEYAGSTFTTSNLGMFGIAEFTAIINPPNACILAIGAIRDVPVVDGGEVVPGKQMTLTLSCDHRVVDGATGAQFLGDVQAMLENPSLMLV; encoded by the coding sequence ATGGCTATCGCCGTCGAAATGCCCAAGATGAGCGACACGATGGAGGAAGGTGTCCTCGTCGCGTGGCTCGCCGAAGAGGGCGCGTCGGTGTCGGCCGGCGACGTGATCGCCCAGGTCGAGACCGACAAGGCCACGATGGACCTCGAGGTTTACGACGACGGCGTCCTCCTCAAGCGCGTCGTCGGCGAGGGCGACTCGGTCCCGATCGGCGCGCTCATCGCCGTGCTCGGCAAGGAGGGCGAGAGCCCGGACGACGTGCTCTCGAAGTACGCCGGCGACGGCGCGAGCGGCTCGGCCGACGACGCGGAGGTCCAGCCCGCGCCGCCGGCCACACAGGAAAACGAGCCGGCCCCGGCCACGACCGAGGGCAAGGCCGGGACGGCCGACGCCATCGACACGCCCGCACCGAGCGTCCAGCCCGTCGGCGGCGATGGCGCGACGCAGGAGGTGACCCCGTCCGCCTCGGGCGCCGAGGCGGGCCGGGTCAAGGCGTCGCCCCTCGCGCGGCGGATGGCCGAGGAGGCCGGGCTCGACCTCGGCCAGATTCCGGGCTCCGGCCCCGACGGCCGCGTCGTCAAGCGCGACGTGGAGGGGGCGATGGGGAAGGGGGCGCCGGCCCAGGCCCCCGCGCCTGCCGCGGCCCCGGCGAAGGCTCCGGCCCCCGCGCCGAAGCCAGCGACCTCGCCGGTCGAGGCCGGCGGCCAGGACGTCCGCATCACGCAGATGCGGAAGACGATCGCCAAGCGGCTCGCCCAGAGCAAGTTCACGGCCCCTCACTTCTACCTCACCGTCGACGTCGACATGCGGACGGCCATCGGCTTCCGCGAGGAGATCAATGGGCTGACCGAGAAGCAGGGGCTCGCGAAGGTTTCCTACAACGACCTCGTCACGAAGGCGTGCGCCGCGGCGCTCCGCCGGCACCCGATGGTCAACGCGAGCTACCTCGAGGACGAGGGCGTCATCCGCCAGCACGACGCGGCCCACGTCGCCGTCGCCGTCGCGATGCCCGAGGGCCTCATCACGCCGGTCGTCCGCGACGCCGACCGGAAGGGGCTCGCCCAGATCGCCGCCGAGACGCGCGAACTGGCGGGCCGCGCGCGCGACGGCAAGCTCGACCCGAGCGAGTACGCCGGCTCGACGTTCACCACGTCGAACCTCGGCATGTTCGGGATCGCCGAGTTCACGGCCATCATCAACCCGCCGAACGCCTGCATCCTCGCGATTGGCGCGATCCGCGACGTGCCGGTCGTTGACGGTGGGGAGGTGGTCCCGGGCAAGCAGATGACGCTCACGCTCTCGTGCGACCACCGCGTCGTCGACGGCGCGACCGGGGCCCAGTTCCTCGGCGACGTCCAGGCCATGCTGGAGAACCCGTCCCTGATGCTCGTCTGA